From Pagrus major chromosome 9, Pma_NU_1.0, the proteins below share one genomic window:
- the cnmd gene encoding leukocyte cell-derived chemotaxin 1, with protein MREGMEKVQNTTHGSGCFEHCTPPEQSTPTSAAVSRLLRFGAVALIVGAVLMLCASMAALYLWKASDKNVYNVRYSMNINGEVRDGSVEIDSDNNLERFKTGSGAEEAVEIHDFQIGITGIRFFGGDKCYIKSQIKASLPHMGAHNKASLMFDLTDETMPVRFDEEFLIWVAAEQPLKDTSFLSDKILGLCGELPIYWLQPIYPKDGERGKRDTQRAKRQFNMEEMEAAAEERDPVSQAEEGTSRVVEEEEGGQSTAGSAYNPENPYHRSGAAGEEGAMTFDTMLDHQGICCSECQRSYTHCQRICEPLRGYWPWPYNYRGCQVACRVIMPCRWWVARILGVV; from the exons ATGAGAGAGGGGATGGAAAAAGTCCAAAATACCACTCATGGATCTGGCTGTTTCGAACACTGCACGCCTCCG GAACAAAGCACGCCGACCTCTGCTGCAGTCAGTCGCCTCCTGAGATTCGGAGCTGTGGCTCTTATTGTTGGCGCCGTGTTGATGTTGTGTGCATCCATGGCTGCTCTCTACCTGTGGAAAGCCAGCGATAAAAAT GTTTATAATGTTCGTTACAGTATGAACATCAATGGGGAGGTGAGGGACGGTTCCGTGGAAATTGATTCTGACAACAACCTGGAGCGATTTAAGACTGGGAGTGGAGCTGAGGAGGCTGTGGAGATTCATGACTTTCAAATT GGAATAACCGGAATCCGCTTCTTTGGAGGAGACAAGTGCTATATAAAATCCCAAATCAAAGCCAGCCTTCCACACATGGGAGCTCACAACAAAGCCTCGTTGATGTTTGACCTG ACAGATGAAACCATGCCAGTGAGGTTTGATGAGGAGTTCCTCATATGGGTTGCAGCGGAGCAGCCGCTGAAGGACACCAGCTTCCTGAGCGACAAAATTCTGGGTCTTTGCGGGGAACTTCCCATTTACTGGCTCCAACCTATCTATCCTAAAG ATggggagaggggaaagagagacacacagcGAGCCAAACGGCAGTTTAacatggaggagatggaggcagCTGCCGAGGAGAGGGACCCGGTGAGTCAAGCAGAGGAGGGCACCTCCAGAgttgtggaggaagaggagggaggacagtCCACTGCGGGGTCAGCGTACAATCCCGAAAACCCCTACCAT CGCAGCGGAGCGGCCGGAGAGGAAGGCGCCATGACCTTTGACACCATGTTAGACCACCAGGGGATCTGCTGCTCAGAATGCCAACGCAGCTACACTCACTGTCAGAGGATCTGCGAGCCTCTGCGCGGCTACTGGCCCTGGCCTTACAACTACAGAGGATGCCAGGTAGCCTGCCGCGTCATTATGCCGTGTCGCTGGTGGGTGGCACGCATTTTGGGTGTTGTGTAA